The sequence below is a genomic window from Thalassobaculum sp. OXR-137.
CATGGACCCGATCCAGGCCTCGTTCCTGCGCTACGGGTTCGGCCTGCTGTTCCTGACCCCCTTCTTCCTGCGGGTCACCGCGGCGGATCTTCGGGCGATGCGGTGGAAGCTGCATCTCGGACGCGGCCTGATGCACGGCACGGGCGTGATGCTGTGGTTCTACGCGATGTCTCGGATTCCCCTGGCGGAGGTGACGGCGATCGGCTTCACCGCCCCGGTCTTCGCCACGGTCGGCGCCGCCCTGTTCCTGGGCGAACGGATCCGCCTGCCGCGCATCACCGCCGTCGTCGTCGGTCTGCTGGGCGCCCTGATCATCGTGCGGCCCGGGTTCGCCGATGTCGATCCCGGGGCGATCGCCATGCTGATCGCCGCACCGCTCTTCGCCTTTTCCGACCTGGTGGCCAAGGCCCTGACCCGCAAGGAATCCGGCCCGGCCGTGGTCGCCTATCTCTCCATCATCGTCACCCTGGTGACCATGGGTCCGGCCATCTCGGTGTGGAAATGGCCGAGCCAGGAGGAATGGTTCCTGATCGTCGTGATCGCCGGCCTGGCCACCGTGGGGCACCTGGCCATGGTCCAGGGCTTCAAGGTCGGCGAGATGTCGGCCATCGCGCCGGCCCGCTACGTCCAGCTCCTCTGGTCCGCCCTGATCGGCTTCGCGCTGTTCTCCGAGGTGCCGGA
It includes:
- a CDS encoding DMT family transporter translates to MPSVAQIRAAFDAVPRNVQGMFWIVLSGLIFSSFMALVRLVGNTMDPIQASFLRYGFGLLFLTPFFLRVTAADLRAMRWKLHLGRGLMHGTGVMLWFYAMSRIPLAEVTAIGFTAPVFATVGAALFLGERIRLPRITAVVVGLLGALIIVRPGFADVDPGAIAMLIAAPLFAFSDLVAKALTRKESGPAVVAYLSIIVTLVTMGPAISVWKWPSQEEWFLIVVIAGLATVGHLAMVQGFKVGEMSAIAPARYVQLLWSALIGFALFSEVPEIWTWVGAVIIVSAAIYIARREALARERGVQTVRPAQSSSANTG